The sequence TCCACAAAAGCTAAGTGAAGTTCTCTTTCGAAGGCAGTGAGATTCGAAATTTTGATTGCGGTCAAAAAGTGTGTTGAATTGAGCAAGTGTGGATGCCAACGAGCTTCGAAGCGAAAAGGCGCCCCCGAGATTGGTATTGTGGTACATCATTCCGGTTCTCTCGTTCGCGGCAACGACCAGGCTCCAATGATACTGCCCTGGCTTTGCCATCCGGAATAAAACAACATAAAGACCTCCTGGCTCCAATGAAAGGTCATGGTTAAGTTGTGGCTCACCAGCCGGCACAGTCGAAGGGTTAGGGACGTTAGCCTGCTGAGAAGAAACGGCGAACGAAGTATTGCTCATCTTGATAGAAGTGAAAAATGAGGGCAGGTAAAaccaacaaaaagaaaaagggagcAATGTAGTCTGAAGCACAGTAGATAATATTGATTGAAAGAGCTGTTTGGAATGGCGATGATGATCTGGGATGACAGACTTGATGGAGAGTGCAGCCAGATTTTATATTTCCTGAAGCATTATTTTTttaaggaaaaaaaaaaaaggctgtGAATCTGAAACTTAGGACTTTCGCTAACCTGTGAAGCGCCTACCTCTTGAATGTCATGGAAGAGTTGAATGAGTAGGCGCCTATTCACGAAGAGCGCTAGGTGAAACCGTGGATCTCGGGCAAAAGCATTGGATGAGAATAGCGAAGGGCTTCGAGTCAACACTGGATCCCTTCGAGCATTGGAAGCGCTAAGCCCCAACCTAGATCATCCACCCTAGTCACCGAAGCTTGAGACAAGAGCTCTGGAGCCGACACGTCGAGCTAGAAATAGCCATTGGTTCTCGAAATAATAGGCACTGGTTTGGGCTTTTCCACGGCATCTTAGATCGACATGACGGGTACCAATGTCAACATGGCTGGCGGCACAGGAGGAGGAAGGTGCTGGCACCGGGCCGTACTCCACAGAGCACTAACTTGAAGCGGCGCATAGCAGAAAGGAATGAAACGCATGCAGAGAATGAGGTACTCCACACGGAGCACGTCCACGAATTCGATGAGTCCTCCATGTATGGAACCACAATTGGTGCATATGATTCGATCAACGAGCCTCAGTATCGTGCCAGGATGAAGAACGTGATGATCCTCTTTGCTTTTCGGGATGCTTTGGGACTTGGCGCTTTGCGGTTAGGAGAAGGCTGGGCCCAAGATGATCCCCGGCGCTTATTTTCAGCCGCAGGGTTGGCCGGAAAATTACTTGGCAGCGCTAATTAAGCTTTAGCCTCATTTGATCACAGGGTTGTTCCTTGTGCGAGTGGTCATGCATATGTGCCTGCAGGTGGTTCCCATAGCTTCAGCCGTCTTGGTCTGTTGGTACTGCTTTCAATAGTTAACGGACTTCCAATCAAAGCGCAAGATCTTCCACCTGAGTACGGAGAATATCTGGCGGACTATCGAGGGCCTTCTCCCAAAGATGTAAATTTAACCGCCGTTTAGAATACTGCGCAGTCTCCTTTGGGTTGATAGGGAGCGGGTTAGCAATGCGGGAAAACGCTTGCTACAGTCCGGCTAGAAGAGGATATCCCGTAGCGGCTCCTTGATGAGAGGTGCCGTAATACGGACGAGTCGCCGCAAACCTTCCAACTTGACATTTGGATTTCCTGCTAAGCTCAGTCATGGTTGACATTGGCTGGCCCATGTTTTGTAGCCAAGGATCAACAAGTTGATTTGATATGATATTTAGTTGTCCAGTCGGGTTCCTGGCATCTAGAGGTGTATGGCCCACTAACCTTACTGGAGCTTTTCATTCTTTAGTGTTGAATCAGAATTGATAGCGTCATCGCAGTACTGCGCTATTGCCGGCGATAAATATGTTCAAATCCTAAATTAATGTAGAGCGTGGCAGCGAACGTGAGGACACTATATTTGGATCGAAGGCATAATTTCACAGCTTTGAAAAAGCTAATACTGACAGAGGGGATATCCGCTGGGATGTTCGATAACTCCATGCTCAATGGGAGCTGATGTTGAACCCCGAATTGAGTGACGGGAAGACTTCAACAGACATGACCACATAAATAGACCATTTCCACGGAGACAGTCCATTAGTCCAACAAAGTCTCGTTTCGGCCATTAAATTGGTCAACGTCTCGCGGTATTCTTCGAAAGGACAGGGAGCATTCGCGCACATCGGCAATCTGGGTGCCTCCTCAATGGCTGATATCAGCAATTCTGGCTTATCTTCCCGAATCAACTCTACGTAAAGCCAATATAAAGCCCATGATTCTCGGTGCAGGCTTTAACTATAACAATCAGTACATGCCTTGGCAACCCGGGATTGACATAGGGTGGTGATGCTGACTGAGCATGACACGATGGCTGCTGGTAGAACATCAGTGCTCATGGCACAGTCAGACCCCGGGTGAGAGCGCAAGTCGTGGGGAGGGAGCTGCTGTATTGCAGAGTGCTAGTGATTTTGTCACCCACAGTACATAGTAGCCAACATCTCGGGCATTCGCGTTCTCCTTTGTCATTGGAATGGTGGGACATGATGGTCCTTGCGTGCGGTAAGGGCGCAAGCACTTACGACCAAAAGGAGGGCTTCATACAGGGGAAAAGGGTTTATTGCCCTAAAACGCCCCACCAGCCTAGTTTGGTTTCATGGGTATCTTGTTGCGTACTCTGTACGTCGTAGTCATG is a genomic window of Coccidioides posadasii str. Silveira chromosome 3, complete sequence containing:
- a CDS encoding uncharacterized protein (EggNog:ENOG410Q5ER), whose amino-acid sequence is MSNTSFAVSSQQANVPNPSTVPAGEPQLNHDLSLEPGGLYVVLFRMAKPGQYHWSLVVAANERTGMMYHNTNLGGAFSLRSSLASTLAQFNTLFDRNQNFESHCLRKRTSLSFCGRARANPYPRQNLPNLVEGGDLCYCRSRLHRIPTGSQSR